One genomic region from Clostridium saccharobutylicum DSM 13864 encodes:
- a CDS encoding FliA/WhiG family RNA polymerase sigma factor, producing MNTAREVDGKEQVIQEYIPLVKYIASRVMFSKNKYMEYEDLVSYGMIGLMDALNKFDNTKGMKFSSYASIRIKGAMIDELRKNRPLSKGAMDKLNRYNKAIDDLQGQLLREPTDNEIAKYLNISLNEITEIENYINYISMVSLENVIFSEDEDINFMGIIEDKNSPSPDMYVQDKEQLEILTQAIELLKEKDRTILNLYYYEGLTLKEIGNVLGVSESRVCQLHSRAIRNLRESMKKLHYID from the coding sequence TTGAACACTGCAAGAGAAGTTGATGGAAAAGAACAAGTCATACAAGAATATATTCCGCTAGTAAAGTATATTGCCTCTAGAGTTATGTTTAGTAAAAATAAATATATGGAATATGAGGATCTGGTAAGCTATGGTATGATTGGGCTTATGGATGCATTAAATAAATTTGATAATACTAAGGGAATGAAGTTTTCATCTTATGCATCTATAAGAATTAAAGGTGCAATGATAGACGAGTTAAGAAAAAATAGACCCTTATCTAAGGGGGCTATGGATAAATTAAATCGATATAATAAAGCTATTGATGATTTGCAAGGACAATTATTAAGAGAGCCAACTGATAATGAAATTGCAAAGTACTTAAATATTTCATTAAATGAAATAACTGAAATAGAAAATTATATAAATTATATTTCAATGGTATCACTAGAAAATGTTATTTTTTCTGAAGATGAAGATATAAATTTTATGGGTATTATTGAAGATAAAAATAGCCCTAGTCCTGATATGTATGTACAAGATAAAGAGCAGCTTGAAATTTTAACACAAGCGATAGAACTTCTCAAAGAAAAAGACAGGACAATTTTAAATTTATATTATTATGAAGGCTTAACATTAAAAGAAATAGGAAACGTATTAGGTGTATCAGAATCTAGAGTTTGTCAATTACATAGCAGAGCCATTCGTAATCTAAGAGAATCTATGAAGAAATTACATTATATTGATTAA
- a CDS encoding flagellar brake protein, with the protein MHSFNLEINDRIEVIVNEKPYKSLVIDIDDDVIKINLPANEGQYLMLHSGEKIEVNAYLENGNCFNFYSKVISKGKDGNILYYELEEPFNITAIQRRNFFRVGMVNSVQYKNITNIHEEDFEDIPFKEALMVDLSGGGIKLKLKEKVSKDDLFFIKMKIKQKEFLLKGDIVRIEETYDNERLCGIRFLDITEAQSDIIIEELFEIMRKQRARS; encoded by the coding sequence ATGCATAGTTTTAATCTAGAAATTAATGATAGAATCGAAGTTATAGTGAATGAAAAACCATATAAAAGTTTAGTTATTGATATAGATGATGATGTCATAAAAATAAATTTACCTGCAAATGAAGGGCAATATTTGATGTTACACTCAGGAGAAAAAATTGAAGTGAATGCATATTTAGAAAATGGAAATTGCTTTAATTTTTATTCTAAAGTAATTTCAAAAGGGAAAGATGGAAATATATTATATTATGAATTAGAAGAACCATTTAATATTACTGCAATCCAAAGAAGAAACTTTTTTAGAGTCGGTATGGTAAATTCAGTACAATATAAAAACATTACTAATATTCATGAAGAAGATTTTGAAGATATTCCTTTTAAAGAAGCATTAATGGTAGATTTAAGTGGCGGAGGCATAAAACTTAAATTGAAAGAAAAAGTAAGTAAAGATGATTTGTTTTTTATTAAGATGAAAATAAAACAAAAAGAATTTTTATTAAAAGGTGATATTGTTAGAATTGAAGAGACTTATGATAATGAAAGATTATGTGGTATAAGGTTCTTAGATATTACAGAAGCACAAAGCGATATAATAATTGAAGAACTTTTTGAAATAATGAGAAAGCAAAGAGCTAGATCATAA
- a CDS encoding MinD/ParA family protein, which yields MLDQAETLRQLITKEEENIKKEQENDYAKIITVTSGKGGVGKSNFVVNLAICLSNRGKKVLIFDADLGMGNDDILMGVYPKYNIFDIIGTDLKLEEIIIEASNGVSLIPAGSGLNKVQELTEAEKKMFIEKLGELGEYDYILMDTGAGVNRDVLSFVSASEELIIITTPEPTALTDAYSLMKATDHFKLKSEAKIVVNKAFTKEEGKETYDKFDKAVKRFLSMKISYLGCILDDRKLVQSVRQQKPFTMLFPNCDASKCVDEIAMKIIGQNINSTGGVRGVFKRLFNIFS from the coding sequence ATGCTAGATCAAGCAGAAACACTAAGACAATTAATCACAAAAGAAGAAGAAAACATTAAAAAAGAACAAGAAAATGATTATGCAAAGATAATTACAGTAACATCTGGAAAAGGCGGAGTTGGAAAAAGTAATTTTGTTGTAAATTTAGCTATATGTCTTAGCAATAGGGGAAAAAAAGTTCTGATTTTTGATGCAGATTTAGGTATGGGAAATGATGATATTTTAATGGGAGTTTATCCTAAGTATAATATATTTGATATTATAGGTACTGATTTAAAGTTAGAGGAGATAATCATAGAAGCATCTAATGGGGTATCTTTAATTCCTGCTGGATCTGGATTAAATAAGGTGCAAGAATTAACAGAAGCAGAAAAAAAAATGTTTATTGAGAAGCTTGGGGAATTAGGAGAGTATGATTACATATTAATGGATACAGGAGCGGGAGTAAATCGTGATGTTTTATCATTTGTATCAGCTTCAGAGGAATTGATTATAATAACAACACCTGAACCGACAGCACTTACGGATGCATACAGTTTAATGAAGGCAACAGATCATTTTAAACTTAAGAGCGAGGCAAAAATAGTTGTAAATAAAGCCTTTACTAAGGAAGAAGGTAAAGAGACTTATGATAAATTTGATAAAGCGGTAAAACGATTTTTAAGTATGAAAATCAGTTATTTGGGATGTATACTAGATGATAGAAAGCTAGTACAGAGTGTAAGGCAACAAAAGCCGTTTACAATGTTATTTCCAAATTGTGATGCATCAAAATGTGTAGATGAAATTGCAATGAAAATTATTGGGCAAAATATAAATTCAACTGGTGGAGTAAGAGGCGTATTTAAAAGACTATTTAATATTTTTTCATAG
- the flhF gene encoding flagellar biosynthesis protein FlhF: MVIKRYLVSNMNEALTRIRYELGKDAIIISQRKVKKSGIKGWFSKKVIEVTAAVENFEEEKSTLNSEQEFRNSLENIKKLMESEVRIKKDVENVKDTINNRILEHNANVEKESPKATKYQENYMENINHVNDKTSIIQSENNMEQSGDKRDFESVHKEVSDLKSLLNKVIQNTSVDENPINYLQEKLSQLDIDEKFHDEIIKSIDEEFSKEVDETERLRDIFERNVLVSKKRLNGRVVLVGPTGVGKTTTIAKLAGRLALVEKKKVGLITVDTYRIGAIEQLKTYAEIMNIPFKVVITMKEMEDAIEFMEDCDVVLIDTTGRSSKNTMQISELRAFVQKANPQHISMVISATTKNKDIMSILNGYSELSYDNIIITKLDETTVYGSLYNISKSANKPINFITTGQNVPDDIRTSSKEEIARFILGEETLC; this comes from the coding sequence ATGGTAATAAAAAGATATCTTGTAAGTAATATGAATGAAGCATTAACAAGAATTAGATATGAATTAGGAAAAGATGCTATCATAATAAGTCAAAGAAAAGTTAAAAAGTCTGGAATTAAGGGTTGGTTTTCAAAAAAAGTAATTGAAGTAACAGCAGCAGTTGAAAATTTTGAAGAAGAAAAATCTACTTTAAATAGCGAGCAAGAATTTAGAAATTCATTAGAAAATATTAAAAAGTTAATGGAATCAGAAGTTAGGATTAAAAAAGATGTTGAGAATGTAAAAGATACTATAAATAATAGAATCTTAGAGCATAATGCCAATGTAGAAAAGGAATCTCCTAAGGCCACAAAGTACCAAGAAAATTATATGGAAAATATTAATCACGTTAATGATAAAACAAGTATTATCCAAAGTGAAAATAATATGGAACAATCAGGTGATAAACGTGATTTTGAATCAGTACATAAAGAAGTAAGTGATTTGAAGAGTCTTTTAAATAAAGTGATACAAAATACGTCAGTTGATGAAAATCCAATAAATTATTTACAAGAAAAATTAAGCCAACTAGATATTGATGAGAAATTTCATGATGAAATTATTAAATCAATTGATGAAGAGTTTAGTAAAGAAGTAGATGAAACTGAGAGGTTAAGGGATATTTTTGAAAGGAACGTCTTAGTATCTAAAAAAAGATTGAATGGTCGTGTTGTGTTAGTAGGTCCAACAGGAGTTGGAAAAACAACTACTATAGCAAAGCTTGCAGGAAGACTTGCGCTTGTTGAAAAAAAGAAAGTTGGACTAATTACAGTAGATACGTATAGAATTGGAGCTATAGAACAATTAAAGACTTATGCAGAAATAATGAATATTCCATTTAAAGTTGTTATTACAATGAAGGAAATGGAAGATGCAATAGAATTTATGGAGGATTGTGATGTTGTACTTATTGATACTACTGGAAGAAGTAGTAAGAATACAATGCAAATATCAGAGCTTCGTGCTTTTGTTCAAAAGGCAAATCCACAGCATATAAGTATGGTAATAAGTGCAACTACCAAAAATAAAGATATAATGAGTATTTTGAATGGATATTCAGAATTGAGTTATGATAATATTATAATTACAAAATTAGATGAAACAACTGTATACGGATCTTTATATAATATATCTAAAAGTGCTAACAAACCAATTAATTTTATAACTACAGGGCAAAATGTTCCGGATGATATAAGAACATCAAGTAAAGAGGAAATTGCTAGATTTATATTAGGGGAGGAGACCTTATGCTAG
- the flhA gene encoding flagellar biosynthesis protein FlhA, with amino-acid sequence MVLGGKKLDIKENLDIIVAFGVIGIVLMIIIPLPKILLDLLLALNITISIIIMLITMFTTNVLQLSVFPTLLLVTTLFRLGLNISSTRLILTEGDAGHIITAFGNFVIRGNYVVGIIIFLIIVVIQFMVITNGAGRVAEVSARFTLDAMPGKQMSIDADLNSGMIDEATARKRRQDLQSEADFYGSMDGASKFVKGDAVAAIIITVINILGGIVIGVLQRGLSVGDAAGTYAILSVGDGLVSQVPALLISTASGILVTRSGSADNFGKTMTAQLTAFPIATGVASAIMLFLGLVPNMPKLAFFTASIATGVLTYMLYKEEAAKQVEEYVSEEEEIIQAERKEPENVMNLISVESMEVEIGYGLIPLADEASGGDLLQRIASVRRQCAIEMGIVVQPIRIRDNLQLKTNEYIIKIRGTMVVSSELMPSMLLCMDPTGENSEIPGIKTIEPTFGLPAIWINKDQREEAEIKGLTVVDPTTVMVTHLTETIKTHSYELLGRQEVQLIVENAKEKYSAVVEELIPDLLTIGELQKVLQNLLREKVPIKDIVTIMESLADNARNTRDLEVLTEYVRFALARTICNQVIDEERKITVVTLDPNVEEIIANNIQKSVQGSFPTVDPDTTTKILTSIKETLESVYFYNNQPIILVSPNIRAVFRKLIEMVFPHVMVISLNEVPNDVQINSEGVVRL; translated from the coding sequence TTGGTGCTTGGTGGCAAAAAGCTAGATATAAAAGAAAATTTAGATATAATAGTAGCATTTGGTGTTATAGGTATAGTGCTTATGATAATAATACCATTACCGAAGATATTGCTAGACTTACTTTTAGCATTGAATATAACGATATCTATAATTATAATGCTGATAACTATGTTTACAACTAATGTATTGCAACTTTCAGTTTTTCCTACATTGCTGTTAGTTACAACATTATTTAGATTGGGGCTTAATATATCGTCAACAAGATTAATATTAACAGAAGGAGATGCAGGTCATATTATTACGGCTTTTGGTAATTTTGTTATACGTGGTAATTATGTAGTTGGTATTATTATATTCTTAATTATAGTTGTAATTCAATTTATGGTTATTACTAATGGTGCTGGAAGAGTTGCAGAAGTATCAGCAAGATTTACACTTGATGCTATGCCAGGTAAACAAATGAGTATCGATGCTGACTTGAATTCGGGTATGATAGATGAAGCTACTGCAAGAAAAAGAAGACAGGATCTTCAATCAGAAGCGGATTTTTATGGATCTATGGATGGTGCGTCTAAGTTCGTAAAAGGGGATGCAGTGGCAGCTATTATAATTACAGTTATTAATATATTGGGTGGTATTGTAATAGGTGTACTTCAAAGAGGATTATCAGTAGGGGATGCAGCTGGAACTTACGCTATATTGTCTGTTGGTGATGGACTTGTAAGCCAAGTACCAGCGTTATTAATATCAACAGCTTCTGGTATTTTGGTTACTCGTTCGGGAAGTGCTGACAATTTTGGTAAAACTATGACAGCTCAATTAACTGCATTCCCTATAGCTACTGGGGTAGCTAGTGCTATAATGTTATTTCTAGGCCTTGTACCTAATATGCCTAAATTAGCATTTTTCACAGCTTCTATAGCAACTGGAGTATTAACTTATATGCTTTATAAGGAAGAAGCAGCTAAGCAAGTAGAAGAGTATGTAAGTGAAGAAGAAGAGATTATACAAGCAGAACGTAAGGAACCTGAAAATGTTATGAATTTAATATCTGTGGAATCAATGGAAGTTGAAATTGGATATGGACTTATACCATTAGCTGATGAAGCATCTGGAGGGGATTTGCTTCAAAGAATTGCATCTGTTAGAAGGCAATGTGCTATAGAAATGGGAATTGTGGTTCAACCAATAAGAATTAGGGATAATCTTCAACTTAAAACTAATGAATATATAATAAAGATTAGGGGTACAATGGTTGTTTCATCAGAGTTGATGCCAAGTATGTTATTATGTATGGATCCAACAGGAGAAAATTCAGAAATACCAGGAATAAAAACAATAGAGCCAACTTTTGGGTTACCTGCAATTTGGATAAACAAAGATCAAAGAGAAGAAGCGGAAATTAAGGGATTGACAGTTGTTGACCCAACAACAGTTATGGTTACACATTTAACTGAAACAATAAAAACTCATTCCTATGAATTACTTGGAAGGCAGGAAGTTCAGCTTATTGTTGAAAATGCAAAAGAAAAATACAGTGCAGTTGTTGAAGAACTTATACCAGATTTGTTAACTATTGGTGAGCTTCAAAAGGTATTACAAAACCTATTGAGAGAGAAAGTTCCTATTAAAGATATTGTAACTATAATGGAATCATTGGCGGACAATGCCAGAAATACAAGAGATCTAGAAGTTTTAACTGAATATGTTAGATTTGCATTAGCGAGAACGATTTGTAATCAAGTAATTGATGAGGAAAGAAAAATTACAGTAGTCACATTAGACCCTAATGTAGAAGAGATAATAGCAAATAATATCCAAAAATCAGTTCAAGGATCATTTCCAACAGTTGATCCTGATACAACTACTAAAATACTTACAAGTATAAAAGAAACTTTGGAATCAGTTTATTTTTATAATAATCAACCAATTATTTTGGTATCACCTAATATAAGAGCTGTATTTAGAAAATTAATAGAAATGGTATTTCCTCATGTTATGGTAATTTCATTGAATGAAGTGCCAAATGATGTTCAAATTAATAGTGAAGGAGTTGTGCGATTATAG
- a CDS encoding fused FliR family export protein/FlhB family type III secretion system protein — translation MIDVAYFLSLFLISLRITAYFFAVEILFPSGTPQILKGAFSLILSFGIISGIDYSTIGNINNNYLLLFYSISEIMTGLILGYITNLVFEIARLAGSWMDIHAGFSMVTILDPTSKTTTTLLGNLSYFLSMAFFFLVDGHHVIINMIAESVKIVPIGKTIVYQETMMGVMQTIFNYFTLGIKMAIPLVLIIVITDVCFGLIGRTVPTIPIMVLGMPIKNLLGLITYIILMPVMLKLISTAIYNLPNIFREIINVLPAAPLVLIFAGDDKTEEATPKKKSESRKKGQIARSKEVGVALTMIICTMLISTLWGMLTDGFKSVIIYFLQFPMLKNFDEVTIFNISTTVVLKIGALLLPFTLPIMFGGIVANLMQTRFLFTTEPLKPSFGKLNPLSGMKNIFSKRSLVDLGKNLIIVTIISVIAYKYVKSNYQNILGISNLYLPSLSNEIRNLVLGIFKQICIVLVIIAAVDYFFQNKMHGSDMKMTKQEIKDEYKQQEGDPQVKGKIKQKQKELGMKRMMQNVADATVVITNPTHLAIALKYEEGGNMEAPKVVAKGADYVAIKLKGIAKEHDVPIIENKPLARMMYERVEIDEDIPQDLYQGVAEILAVVMKLNKK, via the coding sequence TTGATAGATGTAGCCTACTTTCTTTCCTTATTTTTAATAAGTTTAAGAATAACAGCATATTTTTTTGCTGTTGAAATATTATTTCCAAGTGGAACACCACAAATTTTAAAAGGTGCATTTTCGTTAATACTTTCATTTGGAATTATATCGGGAATAGATTATTCCACAATAGGAAACATAAACAACAATTATTTATTATTATTTTATTCAATAAGTGAAATTATGACTGGATTAATTTTGGGATACATAACAAATTTAGTTTTTGAAATTGCAAGGCTTGCAGGGTCATGGATGGATATTCATGCTGGATTCTCAATGGTTACTATATTAGATCCAACAAGTAAAACTACAACAACATTGCTTGGAAATTTATCATATTTTCTTTCAATGGCATTTTTCTTTCTAGTAGATGGTCATCATGTAATTATAAATATGATAGCTGAAAGTGTAAAGATAGTACCGATTGGAAAAACGATAGTGTATCAAGAAACTATGATGGGAGTAATGCAAACAATATTTAATTATTTCACTTTAGGAATAAAGATGGCTATACCATTGGTATTAATAATTGTTATAACAGATGTATGTTTTGGATTAATTGGAAGAACAGTACCAACAATTCCGATTATGGTTTTGGGAATGCCTATTAAAAATTTACTGGGACTTATTACATATATAATACTAATGCCGGTCATGTTAAAATTAATAAGTACTGCAATATATAATTTGCCGAATATTTTCAGGGAAATAATTAATGTATTGCCAGCAGCACCATTGGTGTTAATTTTTGCTGGAGATGATAAAACAGAAGAAGCAACTCCAAAGAAAAAATCTGAATCAAGAAAAAAAGGTCAAATTGCTAGAAGTAAAGAAGTTGGAGTTGCACTTACAATGATTATATGTACAATGCTTATTTCAACGCTATGGGGAATGTTAACAGATGGATTTAAAAGCGTAATTATTTATTTTCTTCAATTTCCAATGTTAAAAAATTTTGATGAAGTAACAATTTTTAATATATCAACGACTGTGGTGTTAAAAATAGGGGCACTACTATTACCTTTTACATTACCAATAATGTTTGGAGGAATTGTAGCCAACTTGATGCAAACAAGATTTTTATTTACAACAGAACCATTAAAACCTTCCTTTGGAAAATTAAATCCATTATCAGGAATGAAAAATATTTTTTCAAAAAGAAGTCTTGTAGATTTAGGAAAAAATTTGATAATAGTTACAATAATATCAGTAATCGCTTATAAATATGTGAAGTCGAACTATCAAAATATATTAGGAATTTCTAATTTATATTTACCATCATTATCAAATGAGATTAGAAATTTAGTTTTGGGTATTTTTAAGCAGATTTGTATAGTTCTTGTTATCATTGCAGCTGTTGATTATTTTTTTCAAAATAAAATGCATGGTTCAGATATGAAGATGACAAAACAAGAAATTAAAGACGAATATAAACAACAAGAAGGAGATCCTCAAGTAAAAGGCAAAATTAAGCAAAAGCAAAAAGAGCTTGGGATGAAAAGAATGATGCAAAATGTTGCGGATGCTACAGTTGTAATAACTAATCCTACGCATTTAGCGATTGCATTGAAATATGAAGAAGGTGGGAACATGGAAGCTCCAAAGGTTGTAGCAAAAGGGGCAGATTATGTTGCCATTAAATTAAAGGGGATAGCAAAGGAACATGATGTTCCTATTATTGAAAATAAGCCACTAGCAAGAATGATGTATGAAAGAGTAGAAATAGACGAAGATATACCACAAGATTTGTATCAAGGTGTAGCTGAAATTTTAGCAGTGGTAATGAAGCTTAATAAAAAGTAA